One window of the Magnolia sinica isolate HGM2019 chromosome 19, MsV1, whole genome shotgun sequence genome contains the following:
- the LOC131234318 gene encoding AMSH-like ubiquitin thioesterase 2 isoform X3, with amino-acid sequence METLKPRLGRKINEIDGHHVERPNNSVNGSHITSQNPEYHSLPGCNERKGTIKTKTHSKDFSTNCVSVVTSGSVRNCIDPVENIGLASVITIDSRIGCTPPESPCLMSSATAKDCNISVHVVTQSSPSPILSCLQEAPQAAHVSHITVSDSRNVNLRSSSYDITHDVHISARLMEDFLELARTNTNKDLETCGVLGAFLKNRTFYVTTLIIPKQESTSSSCQALNEEEIYAIQDEQSLFPLGWIHTHPSQTCFMSSIDLHTHYSYQVMLAEAFAIVMAPTDATRSYGIFRLTHPGGTTVLKECEKRGFHPHQEPPDGSPIYEDCSNVYINPNLRFEIIDLR; translated from the exons ATGGAAACTTTGAAGCCTCGACTTGGAAGGAAAATCAATGAGATTGACGGACATCACGTTGAGAGGCCTAACAATAGTGTGAATGGTTCTCATATCACCTCACAGAATCCAGAATATCATTCCCTTCCAGGCTGCAATGAGAGGAAG GGCACCATCAAAACTAAAACTCACAG TAAGGACTTCTCGACCAATTGCGTATCTGTAGTTACAAGTGGTAGTGTCAGAAATTGCATCGACCCAGTGGAGAATATTGGCTTGGCATCCGTCATTACAATCGATTCAAGAATTGGTTGCACACCACCTGAATCCCCATGTTTGATGTCTTCTGCAACGGCAAAGGATTGCAATATCAGCGTGCATGTCGTCACACAGTCTTCCCCCTCTCCCATTCTTTCTTGCCTCCAGGAAGCTCCTCAAGCTGCCCATGTTTCACATATCACTGTTTCTGATTCAAGAAATGTGAATTTGAGATCTTCATCCTATGATATCACTCATGATGTACACATA TCAGCAAGGTTGATGGAAGATTTTCTCGAACTTGCTAGAACTAACACAAACAAAGACCTTGAGACTTGTGGAGTCCTCGGTGCTTTCCTT AAGAATCGAACCTTTTATGTTACAACCCTAATAATTCCAAAGCAGGAATCAACTTCCAGCTCA TGCCAGGCATTGAATGAGGAAGAGATTTACGCCATCCAGGACGAGCAGTCCCTTTTTCCTCTCGGATGGATCCAT ACCCATCCATCGCAGACTTGCTTCATGTCATCGATTGATTTGCATACTCACTACTCTTATCAG GTAATGCTAGCAGAGGCGTTTGCGATCGTCATGGCCCCAACAGATGCCACAAG GAGCTACGGAATATTCCGGCTCACCCATCCCGGTGGAACTACTGTCTTAAAAGAATGTGAAAAGAGAGGCTTCCATCCTCACCAAGAACCGCCAGATGGGAGTCCCATTTATGAGGATTGCTCCAATGTTTATATTAATCCAAATCTGAGGTTTGAAATCATCGATCTTCGTTGA
- the LOC131234318 gene encoding AMSH-like ubiquitin thioesterase 2 isoform X1, with product MEISESKERKRRSDNRFPLSFYFRIANQIINQAKVYRDEQNINDLFITLNRYSSLLSEIIPQHPSYLTYSTKEKLRHQKTLKEFTKEMETLKPRLGRKINEIDGHHVERPNNSVNGSHITSQNPEYHSLPGCNERKGTIKTKTHSKDFSTNCVSVVTSGSVRNCIDPVENIGLASVITIDSRIGCTPPESPCLMSSATAKDCNISVHVVTQSSPSPILSCLQEAPQAAHVSHITVSDSRNVNLRSSSYDITHDVHISARLMEDFLELARTNTNKDLETCGVLGAFLKNRTFYVTTLIIPKQESTSSSCQALNEEEIYAIQDEQSLFPLGWIHTHPSQTCFMSSIDLHTHYSYQVMLAEAFAIVMAPTDATRSYGIFRLTHPGGTTVLKECEKRGFHPHQEPPDGSPIYEDCSNVYINPNLRFEIIDLR from the exons atggaaataTCAGAatcaaaagagagaaagagaagatctGATAATcgcttccctctctctttctacttCAGAATTGCCAATCAAATTATCAACcag GCAAAAGTGTATAGAGATGAGCAGAACATCAATGATCTTTTTATTACTTTGAACAGATATTCAAG TTTACTATCAGAGATCATACCTCAACACCCCAGTTACTTAACTTACTCTACGAAAGAAAAGCTTCGTCATCAGAAG ACATTGAAGGAGTTCACCAAAGAAATGGAAACTTTGAAGCCTCGACTTGGAAGGAAAATCAATGAGATTGACGGACATCACGTTGAGAGGCCTAACAATAGTGTGAATGGTTCTCATATCACCTCACAGAATCCAGAATATCATTCCCTTCCAGGCTGCAATGAGAGGAAG GGCACCATCAAAACTAAAACTCACAG TAAGGACTTCTCGACCAATTGCGTATCTGTAGTTACAAGTGGTAGTGTCAGAAATTGCATCGACCCAGTGGAGAATATTGGCTTGGCATCCGTCATTACAATCGATTCAAGAATTGGTTGCACACCACCTGAATCCCCATGTTTGATGTCTTCTGCAACGGCAAAGGATTGCAATATCAGCGTGCATGTCGTCACACAGTCTTCCCCCTCTCCCATTCTTTCTTGCCTCCAGGAAGCTCCTCAAGCTGCCCATGTTTCACATATCACTGTTTCTGATTCAAGAAATGTGAATTTGAGATCTTCATCCTATGATATCACTCATGATGTACACATA TCAGCAAGGTTGATGGAAGATTTTCTCGAACTTGCTAGAACTAACACAAACAAAGACCTTGAGACTTGTGGAGTCCTCGGTGCTTTCCTT AAGAATCGAACCTTTTATGTTACAACCCTAATAATTCCAAAGCAGGAATCAACTTCCAGCTCA TGCCAGGCATTGAATGAGGAAGAGATTTACGCCATCCAGGACGAGCAGTCCCTTTTTCCTCTCGGATGGATCCAT ACCCATCCATCGCAGACTTGCTTCATGTCATCGATTGATTTGCATACTCACTACTCTTATCAG GTAATGCTAGCAGAGGCGTTTGCGATCGTCATGGCCCCAACAGATGCCACAAG GAGCTACGGAATATTCCGGCTCACCCATCCCGGTGGAACTACTGTCTTAAAAGAATGTGAAAAGAGAGGCTTCCATCCTCACCAAGAACCGCCAGATGGGAGTCCCATTTATGAGGATTGCTCCAATGTTTATATTAATCCAAATCTGAGGTTTGAAATCATCGATCTTCGTTGA
- the LOC131234318 gene encoding AMSH-like ubiquitin thioesterase 1 isoform X2 produces MEISESKERKRRSDNRFPLSFYFRIANQIINQAKVYRDEQNINDLFITLNRYSSLLSEIIPQHPSYLTYSTKEKLRHQKTLKEFTKEMETLKPRLGRKINEIDGHHVERPNNSVNGSHITSQNPEYHSLPGCNERKGTIKTKTHSKDFSTNCVSVVTSGSVRNCIDPVENIGLASVITIDSRIGCTPPESPCLMSSATAKDCNISVHVVTQSSPSPILSCLQEAPQAAHVSHITVSDSRNVNLRSSSYDITHDVHISARLMEDFLELARTNTNKDLETCGVLGAFLKNRTFYVTTLIIPKQESTSSSCQALNEEEIYAIQDEQSLFPLGWIHVMLAEAFAIVMAPTDATRSYGIFRLTHPGGTTVLKECEKRGFHPHQEPPDGSPIYEDCSNVYINPNLRFEIIDLR; encoded by the exons atggaaataTCAGAatcaaaagagagaaagagaagatctGATAATcgcttccctctctctttctacttCAGAATTGCCAATCAAATTATCAACcag GCAAAAGTGTATAGAGATGAGCAGAACATCAATGATCTTTTTATTACTTTGAACAGATATTCAAG TTTACTATCAGAGATCATACCTCAACACCCCAGTTACTTAACTTACTCTACGAAAGAAAAGCTTCGTCATCAGAAG ACATTGAAGGAGTTCACCAAAGAAATGGAAACTTTGAAGCCTCGACTTGGAAGGAAAATCAATGAGATTGACGGACATCACGTTGAGAGGCCTAACAATAGTGTGAATGGTTCTCATATCACCTCACAGAATCCAGAATATCATTCCCTTCCAGGCTGCAATGAGAGGAAG GGCACCATCAAAACTAAAACTCACAG TAAGGACTTCTCGACCAATTGCGTATCTGTAGTTACAAGTGGTAGTGTCAGAAATTGCATCGACCCAGTGGAGAATATTGGCTTGGCATCCGTCATTACAATCGATTCAAGAATTGGTTGCACACCACCTGAATCCCCATGTTTGATGTCTTCTGCAACGGCAAAGGATTGCAATATCAGCGTGCATGTCGTCACACAGTCTTCCCCCTCTCCCATTCTTTCTTGCCTCCAGGAAGCTCCTCAAGCTGCCCATGTTTCACATATCACTGTTTCTGATTCAAGAAATGTGAATTTGAGATCTTCATCCTATGATATCACTCATGATGTACACATA TCAGCAAGGTTGATGGAAGATTTTCTCGAACTTGCTAGAACTAACACAAACAAAGACCTTGAGACTTGTGGAGTCCTCGGTGCTTTCCTT AAGAATCGAACCTTTTATGTTACAACCCTAATAATTCCAAAGCAGGAATCAACTTCCAGCTCA TGCCAGGCATTGAATGAGGAAGAGATTTACGCCATCCAGGACGAGCAGTCCCTTTTTCCTCTCGGATGGATCCAT GTAATGCTAGCAGAGGCGTTTGCGATCGTCATGGCCCCAACAGATGCCACAAG GAGCTACGGAATATTCCGGCTCACCCATCCCGGTGGAACTACTGTCTTAAAAGAATGTGAAAAGAGAGGCTTCCATCCTCACCAAGAACCGCCAGATGGGAGTCCCATTTATGAGGATTGCTCCAATGTTTATATTAATCCAAATCTGAGGTTTGAAATCATCGATCTTCGTTGA